TTTGAATTCCTCCCAAAGTGGGTTCTTCACCAAACTCTTGGGGGGAAGAATGGTCCTGGGTTACAGCAGACTCTTCCTCTAGCCAGGATATTGTGTTTGTGTGGGGGGGATGTCCTTGGAAAAATGCCCAGTGCTAAAGGCACTCACATAGACAAGACTGCCACCCCATGCCACCCCAACCCAGTGAGGGGGTGTTGGCCTGAGACAGACAGGCATTCCCTTCCTGCTGAGTGAGATAACTTCGTGCTGACTGCAGCTAGCTTTGCCAAGGCCACACACCCACGTTCCATGAGCCCCCAGCACGAGTACCTTTCTGTGCCTCCCGAGGTCAGCTGAAGGCCAAGAGGCTCCCAGAGCACTCGGGTCCAGGGGAACTGCAACTTCAGGGCTCCTTTTGTCAAAGATTGCACGAGCTTACTAATAAATCCCTAGGGAGAAAAAAGGTTAGTGTTTCTATTACCAAAAGCATAACTATCTGGCAGAGTAAAATGGTAATTTCCCCATTAGCTCCAAGGATAATagctattattttaaagttaaagtaTTTATTATTGAATAGCGGAGTTGGgggttgtgttttcatttttgattGCTTCTTCTAATACAATGTGTATTATTTTGGTGCTAAATAGTCAACAGGAGAAAATGCACTCacaattttctaatttcaaaagAATTGCACAGATGAATTTGAAAAActatgatcatttgatttttcttttttctttctctctttttttttttttttgttgttgctgttaggCAACTTAGAAATCTCTCTGAAGACAGCACTTTTGCATGAGGGTGGGTGGGTTGTTGAACATAGCCCACTGCCTGCTGCAACCAAACTCTAATTCACTTCTGTCCTCTGAGATGGAGCTTCCTATGTAACTGCTTTGCTTCGGGGCCTTTAGTGTTTGGTTACCATCATTGAGAGCAAAGGGTTAGCTTGGTGAAGGTTCTCACCTTGTGAATAGTGGCTCAAGCTCTGTTGTGCCCATCTTTCTGGCCACCCATCTGCCCGAAACTCAGGGGGTCCATACAGAGAGGATTCTCTGCTTGGTTATCAATCTGCATATAGATAGATATTTCCTTTTGCAGGGTGAAAATAGAACGGAGATGCCAGGGAGATCTGGGGCCTTATCATAACCAACTCTAACTATGTAAGATTTTGGTTAATTATAGAATTCTTGCTGCCTAAAACTTAAAGATACATCACTGATATTTTTGCTAAATGTTGACTGCAGCAAATAGCTAAGACGTGGCATATTGATTTCTTGTTGTGAAGTGAGCTGTTCAAgctccatttaagattttcaTCTTGCATGTAGCCCTGAGCACATCATAGCACCATAAATTAGTTAAATTGCACATTTATCACAAATGTTATTTTAAGATACTGTGTAAATGTGATGGCTGGAAGATATACAGGAGGACTGCAACATGCTGGGGCATTGGGCAGGGTGAGGTCGGGGTCACCGGCACACCTGTGATTAAAACCTCCCTCACTGGGCACCATCCCTCCTCCCAGATCCCACTGGAAAGCCTGATGTATAAGTCCCGGCTGTCTCTACTCACGTGCCTACTGCATCCACAGCAGAGCTGGTGCACAGTCATATCCCACCCTATATGCAACCCTCCTTCGATCTTCCAGTTCTGAGGCAGGAAATTCAGCCACTCTGGGCTATGCAGGAAAGGCTTCTCCTTAGCAGTGGCCTCTCGGCAAGGCAAGCAGAAAAGGGTTTCATGATCTCAGGAGCAAATGTCCTATACTTTCAGAGTGTTGGGGcactcccagcctttttgggacaTTTGACTGAGAGGGTTGTCTTTGGCCAGTGTATGATGAGGTGTCCCTCAGCTACCTAGTCAATGACTCTGTCTTGGAATCTGGGCTCCTTTCATCTAAGAGGATCTTGGTGGGCTCAGATGCCAAAAGAACCGTCTAACCTGCTACCTGCCTTGGAGCTCTCACTCCTCACTTTCACACCCAAATTGAAAAGTTCCAGAGATAATTCTGGGGGTAGGGTGAGGAGATGAGCATTGTGTCAGGTTCTCCTCCCAAACtgtaaaaggggggggggtcctcACCATCACTTGTACAAATCCCATCTCCCTTCAAGCCGCATGGGCCCTGGTGGTGATGGAAGTGTTGTCAGTTTAATCTGTTAGACGCAGGACTTTGGATTCTAATAAACCGATGCTATATTTAACCTGTGAAAATTCAAGAGTGGAAATCTGGGCTCCAGGATGTGAAGATGCGGAAGGCACTGAGGGAGGGTGATGCCGGCCTGAGCCAGGTTCCTGGGGGAGCTGGTCCCCCAGGGAAATGGACTGTGTCTTGCAGTTTTCTCAGGGGAAAGGTTAAGAGGGCAGAGGGGCCACTGGGAGAGAGGCTGGGCACCTTAGAGGCAGGGAAGCGGATCTCTATCTACAAAGCAGCCCTTCCAGGCCCATCACAGGCCTGGCTTCAGGGTGAGTTAGGAGTGCTTCGGTGCAGCTCCAGCAAGATTTTCCCAAACAACCAGCACAGTGGATCACCCACAGAGCAAAGAGCTCAGATGGGATCTGGGGCTtgtcttaacacacacacacacacacacacacacacacacacacacacacacacacacacacacacacacacacacacggaaaaaaAATGGGTGGGGATGCACTGGAAAGATGGAGGCGTGTTGCCGAACATCTCTGAAAGggcttcatttaaatttttaataaaagaatgtgtgtgtgtgtgtttttaaaggTGAGGTGTGGTTTGTATTACACAGATGTAATCCATCTCTCATTTGTATAATTCTAGGTTAGGAGCTAGTATTTCACAGAACTGAAATAAGTCTGAATATAGTAATAAAGGTATTTTACAATTTTACGTGCTGGTCCCAGCATTTTGTTGGCGTGCTTTTCCAGAGCTTGAAGCTGTGATGGTCATAGGAATGTTCTTCCCTCTCCGCCCCGTGCTCATGTCTGTCTTCACCAGTACCACCCACTATTTGGCAGTGGCACTGGAGGGAACTGGGGGAGAGAGATCAGAGTTGGGATCCAGCAGCTTCTGCCCAGCCTGACTCTCCTTACTGCTACATAAATACCTGCTTCCCAGGAGGGCCCACTGTGTACGAAGTATGTACTTCCCATCAGCAATGTGAATTGCTTTTATTTAGAGGGGATGACAAAGTTAGCTCCCACCGTGACCCAGGATGACCAGGGGTTCCATCCATGGTCTTTTTTGAACTCTGATCTCCCAGTGAGGCCCTGACCATGTGACTGTCTCCTTCCCTTTTCCATTTCTAACCTTGGAGGAAATTCTGTCCACGCCACCTCTGGCAATGCTTCCTGCTCTCCAAATGCCCAAGTTCACTAAAAACTCCCCTGATTTACGGGCGGCCTCCAACTGCCAGCACCTGGCAGACAGCAAACCaactcagtcataaacagatcgcatacaatttaattttaatgtgcTCGTTAGTCGTAGCACATTTCAGACATAATTGTGAACGCAACACAAAATTATAGCAAAAAGACAATTTTAATGCTGCCGTAGAAAAAAGGGTTATATGAAGAGTCACATAATGGTGGTTCATTGTCAACAACAAAACAGGGCACAGAGTGTGTTACAGTGTCTGTGCTGTTTACATGCCAATATTTTATACATAGGCTCTCATATGGTGTCAGCTGTCAGTTACTTCTGCAAATTAACTGCCAAAAATGGAGAAGAACAGAATCACTGGGAGAGCCGGTAACCACGGGTTACCTTTCATAAGCCTAAAGATAAAGCTGTAGTGTGGGATCTTGGGAGAATAATCAGgaagaacaaaacagaaagttaCCAATCGAAATAAAAAGGCATCCTACACTATGGAAGAGCAACCAAGAGGGTATATAAATAAGTTGGAGAGGTGGTATCACAGAATGCCTTATGACTTTTAAGCAAAGTATTACAGTACAAACATTTTAAAGGCTTCATCAATGTTTAGGAAATACAGTAcaagttctttgatttttttttgttcttttttttttcctttccaaataGACTTAACCCTTTGAGCACTGAGTTTATTTTGAACGTTCATTGATTTCTCATAAATACCTTTAAAAATCATGTGCAAAATAGTTACGATGCCTGCCATGGACTTGTCTCCTGGCCTCATTTATTCAGACTGCTCAAAACAAATGATAACATGATgctaataaatatgtataatttaaacATGGACCTCTATCAATATAGATGTACTGTatagcaaaacaaacaatcaTACTTTGCTTTCAGATAACGTTTCTGTATACTTTATAAATGCTATCTGTGGTATCTTCTGTATAATTTACAATGTttgcatgtaaaaaaaaaaaacaaaaccatagaccttaagaaaaagaaaaaagaaatatacactaTACATAGGCACAGCTTCTGCCCAGAGCATAGCAGGTACATAAAACACTGTTGCTATAAATGCAGGAAAAAAGGTCATTTAACcacaatcacattttttttttcataagagaGTCTGAAatctatacaatatatacatctatgtttcaatgtgaaaataatattcttttaaatttcaaGGCGTGTTCTACCCCTGCAGACCTGCAGAAATGGAGGttcatattattaattataattaagctGGTAAGGAGTTTTAAAAAACAGAGCttcatacattattattattttcctttatttttttttaaccaaattaATGCAAAAGTGCTTCAAAGTACTCAGAGGGCTAAAGATGAAAGGGTGAGAAATTCCAGCACACTCGTGTCACGTGGTAAAAGTGTGCCCGATTTCATTATAAATGCTTAATTAAACTGTCTGTTAATACATGCAGCTTGAAGCATCGGGAGGATGCTCACAACTAAATCCCATTTACACAAAGTTCCAAACACTTACCACTGCGTTTTAACCTTCATAGTTTACCAGTAACAACAGCTGATTATGCACCTCTATTAAACACTGTACAGTTCTACAAAACAGTCCGGCCCAGAGTGACTCTGCAGTTAAAATAAGAGCATGTGTCAAGAACAAGACAGAGGCTCTTAAGGTGCCATCGACAGTTTCCCTCAAAGCAAATGACAGTGTCCTTTTCATCAAAAAGCCAATGCTACTGTTTCTCCAGCTCAGAAACGTACAGAAGGTGGTCTTCGGGTGATTTCCCATGTGTTTTGCTAAGGTGGAGTTTGACCGCGTGCTTGCTCGCAAAGGTCCGATTGCAGAGTTTGCACTGGTAGGAGGTCCCTAGGTCCTCCTCAGGGGAGGAAGTCACCAGTTTGTCCGATGGCGACTTGGTTTGTGCTATTTGATTGTTAATCTGTTCTGTAGAGAGTTTGGACAAGTCCCGTAGCCGGAAGCCCAGGTGGGACTCGAGGTGACTAATGTACGTGGAGGGGGTCCTGATTTGGGAGGCGCAGTCATTACAAAAGAACACGGGGTGACCAGTGTCCAAGTTTTTTAGGAACTTCGTTCCACCTGTCCTTCGAAGTTGGTACTTGACGTTGGCCAGCCAGTGGCTGATGGTGGTCATGGAGAGCCCGGTGAACCTCGAGATGTGCATGCGCTCCTGGGGGCTCAGGTCGGACATGATGTACTTGCCATCTGAGGTCTGCCGGAGGCTGGCAGCGAACTGAGCCTGGAGGATGAGCAGGTGTTGAGGGTTCCAGTTGGACTGGCGGCCCTTGCGCTTCTGCGCGGGCGTggcctcctccgcctcctccagGGTGGCACCGTCAATGTCAGACTTCTCCGAGAGGCTGGAGGGAGTGGAGGACTTAGACGTGTGGCTCTCTGTCAAATTCTTCAGCATATCAGATATATCTGACAAGGCGTTCTCGCGCAGCGGCGAGTTCGACATGAATGACACCACGGCAGATGTCTTTGCCGTTGTCACCGTGGAGGAGGAGGTGGCGGAGGCTGGGGGTGTGGGTGACAGGAGCATTGATCCCAAAGAGCAGCCTTTGTCACTCTTGCCCTTCGTCAAGTCTATGGGCTGGTCGTTGCTGACGTGGTAGAAATAGCGATCGAGGTGGTCGGCCTTCTTGGCCTGCAGGGGTGGTGGGGTGGCCACTGCTGCCTTTTCGGCCAGGCTGTTGCTCATCTTGAAAAGCATGCTCATGGGGTCGAGGGCAGGCAGGGAGGGCTTGGCAGCCTTGCCCAGGTGGATATTCATCACCGACTGCAGGGCACTGAGTGGGTTGACGAAGGGCTGCTCGGGCGGGTGGTCGGTGATGATGGCCGTGCTACTGCTTAGACTGCTGCTCAGGGGTTTGGCCAGGTCCTTGCCATTCTCCACAGGCTCTACCGGGGGGCTGCCCTCTTTACCCCCATCTCTTTGGGGGCTAGGACTGGCCTCCTGGCTTCTGAAGCCTGCCTCCCCAGATGCCTCCATCTTGAGGGGTTCACTGACCTCACTGCTGCATGGAGATGGGGTGGCCCGCTTGGGTGGGGACAGTTTGCCGTCGGGctccttcattttctcttccaCTTTGGCCACCTTCTCGGTGACCTTCTTCACTAGTTCCTCCATGGCGTGGAAATTGGTCTTGGGCATGGGCGAGGTTTGACTGCTGGGTGGGGAGACCAAGGTCTGAGTCTTGGTGGGAGAAACCAAGTCAGTGTGGGCAAACATAGGTTTCAGGGCTGTGCTCTTCCCCGAGGAGCCCAGGGACAACTTCATCATGTTGGGGAGCTGGTAGGCGGCATGGATGCTAGGGTAGCCACCCCAGCTGGGGGTGCCATTCTGCGCCTTATTGATGGCAGACGTCACTGTGTTCTCGAGGGATTTGAGGATGTCGAGCCCCCCTTTGGGACTCTCCTCAAGGTCATTTTCAGTCAAATAGTGGTACTTGGAAGAGATGTCatatttttcctcctcttcaCCCGGCTTCTCTTTCTCCTTGGGCTTCTCGTCAGGGACTGCTTTCTCCTTGTCCACTTCCTTCTTGACCTCCACACTGAGTTTTGGGGAAACGCTGGCAGGTGTATTGGATGGGGATGTGAAGGTAGTGGCGGCCAGGGGCACTGACTGCACTTTCTCATCCAGCAGGGTGGTGACAGCTGGTGTGACGGGCGTCTCCATGATGGGCTTTCCTTTCTTCATGGCCGAGTTGGTGACCTTGATGAAGTGGCCAGTGACCATCATGTGAGCTGTGAGCTCTTGCAGTGTGTCGTGTGAGCTGCCACACTCCATACACTTCAAGATCTGTGCCTTGCGGGCCTCAAAGTGCCATGCATAGCTGGCCCCGTTCTGGTGGCCATACCGGTTATTGGGGGTGATATAAGGGTTGGCGTTCTTCTGAAGCATGTCATTAGTGTCTGATATTGCAGCTTTGGGGGTTCCGCCATTAGAGTCTGGGGAGCTAGGGAGTTCTAGCTCCAGGGATGCTTTCTTTCGCGCGGCAGGGATAATTTTGGCAGCAACAGGAGTGACAGGTTCCTTCAGAGGCACTTTTTGGTAGTGTTTCGTTTTGATCATATGGACACTCAAGTCCTGCAGGGACTCAAATGAGTGGCCACAATACATGCACTTCAACACCTTCTGGGCATCCTCCTTCCCTTCCATCTCCAGCAGCGAGCGCTTGCGGGGCTTGGACCAGCGCTTGGGGTTGTTGTTGTCAGTCTCATGGTTGTCATCGCGGTAGTGCCCCGTCTCGTTCATGTGCACCGTCAGCTCCACGAGGGTATCGTAGGCAGCACTGCAGTCCTTGCAGCGGAACTTGCTGGCACCCGTGAAGATGGAGCCGTAGAGTTTGCTGCTCTGCCGGTACAACTGCACCGTGCTGAAGAGGCTGGGCTCGGGCAGCAGGCGACTCTGGGACACCTGCTGCAGCGTCTTGGCCATGGCACTCTGGTGCCAGTCAAAGCTCCCGCTGccacagctgctgctgctgctgctactgctgctgctgctgccattGTTTTTCTCTGAGGAGGGCTGGTGCAGGTTGAGGTTGAGGTTGGACCAGTAGGAGTTGGAGAGGAAGTTGTTGTACACGGCCTTCATCTGCTCCAGGCTGTCCGACACGGTCGTGTCCTCCAGAGGCATCGCCACCTCCTTGGTCTCTTCTTCATTCTTGATGGAGCCACTTTCGAAGTCAGCCATCCGGTCACTGGTCTCGCTGATGTGTGACTCACTGTCCATCTCGTGGCTGGAGAACTCGGCCGCTGGGGAGTTCTGGTAGCTGGCACAGGGCTTACTGAGCTCCTTTTCAGGGCACATGTACTTGGCTGAGGGCTCTCCATCTGCCGGGCTCTCTTCTGGTTCTATGTCTTCGTCTACCAGAGCAGCAGCCTTTAACTCGTCAGAAACATAGGCTGCCAGGTAACAGGTGAggtaggggagagggaggaaagatggaaggagagaaagaaaacaaacagtatTACTTAAGTGTTCATCTTGCTGAGGATATTTTCTCAGCTCTTGGGAAAAGGCAGCAAAGGAGATGGGcacatttatttgtaaaattaaatagTTAAAATGTGGTGTTTCtttggagcaaaaaaaaaaatctgctcttCAAACATAATTTGCCACCTTATTCTTCTCAAGGGGCAACAGCttgaaattaaaactaaatttgaAATTAATGAAGCACATTCTGGAGGTGGCATTCATTTCTAAAGTAATAAATTACTTGTATCAACCTCAGAGACAGCAGTTCCTGTCTGTCAATTAATATGTCTTATGCTTCTCCTACCCCTAATGCATTTCTTAACAGACAGATTCACAATTTAAATTAAGCAAGCATTTTTTACTCATTACATTTTTGAGGCTCAATCTTTAATAAAGTACAAAaacatcaataaaatttttacaaagtaaaaagaaagtacATCACttgtaataaattaaaaacaaggtTTTATGACTTTTCCCCCCTTTCTTTCATCTAGAAAAGCAGTTCCCATTAAAGCTTGGAGTAAGATTCTCACCTAGAATAGGAGCTGATTTGCTCTCGTAGAGAGAGAATAACCTGCCTGCCCTCCCCAGTTTCGAACTTTGGTGCCTCTCCCATGAGCATGTTCAGTCTGTTTCCTCATACATGGTCTCCATGCAGAATTATGTCAGAACAAGTTCAGGAAAATTGGTATGCAGAGCTCATTCTTgctgtataaatatatacaagacCTTACAGTGGACCTTACAAATGTCAAAGTGTTTGCTCTTTAGACTACTTTGTCAATATTTACTCAGCATAAGCTTCCTGGGCATCCAACAGGGACCTTGTCTTCCTGGAAGCCACAAACACTGAGAGGTGAATCCAGTGGGCACTGCCAAGGCCTGAGGGAGGCAGAACTGAGCAGTATTGGATTTGCAGAATCCAAGCTTTCCAGTGAAATCCTGTGAAAGCCTAAGATCCAGAGCTACATAGCTCTGAGAAGGAAGCAGGGTGGTCTAGAAACACTAAGCCTAGTGCACAAACATGTAGTGACCATGGACTGTGGAGAGTGGCAACTCTGAGAGGAAGGTGCAGAGAATGGCCTCCTTGCTACCTCAGCTCTTCTGTACCTTGTATTGCCAAAACCTGGTGTGAAGTGTCTGTCAGGGCCTGGAGAGCTTCAGGAAAAATTGCACAGTGACTAGAGACAAACCTAACACTCAGTGGAATGGAGCTCTGCTTGTGAAATTTATTCCTCCAATTTTCAAACTTTTCCCCGGATAAATTTTTCACCCAAAAAAGAGTagagcagggccagagtgatagcatagtagtagggtgtttgccttgcacatgtctgacccatgatggaccttggttcaatccctggtgtcccatatggtcccctgaaccagtaacaatttctgagggcatagccaggagtaatccctgagcatcataggttgtggcccaaaaagaaaaaagaaaaaaaaatagtagagagAGGATTTCTATACAATTCCTTTAAAAGCACAGttatctttcccttcctccttgttCACATCCAAACCAGGTGTGACTTTTACATGTCTCTAAATCAAGGTTCCTATGCTGAGACAACAGGGGGATTCTCAAACACTTTTAAATATCACTGACAGCATTTGAAGTTGAATAAacttcaaatttaaaattaatgaagTGTTATGGGGATACATATTTGAGGCAGAGTCACTGTTCATGCCACAGTTTATCACATAACTGCCACACCTTTTTTCTTCAGTCCAAAAATTGTAGTTtatggggtcaaagtgatagcatagcttgctttgcatgtgaccaatctgggtttcatccctggcatcccataaggtccctgagcactgccaggagtgactgctattcagagccaggagtaaaccctgatgtggctccaaaacaaacaaaaaaattagtttatGTACCTTTTTAAAAGCTCTTTAAAATGGTCACATccacttacttaaaaaaaaaaagaagaaaagggcatGAAATCAGAGAAAATTATGCAGTGAATATTGTAAGCAAACAAGGAAGCAAGAACACTGTGGGTGAGCCAGGAAATGTCCTTTATGAGTGACCAGAGGAAAATGTCTACTCTGGTCATCTGAGATAGGAAGTACTGTGGGGAAGCTAAGTTGGTGGCCATGCATTTGAAGATGACAAATTAAGACTGAaatcctaaacaaaacaaagaaaaaaattatcctttGAGGGGTCTGGAGCTTAAATAGAGGGGAGGGAAAGTGACCACCCAAAGGCATGTGCAGACTACAATCCTGGAACTGAATCCAAGtgttgaaaaggaaaaataaaagaaactatttcACTACAACGCTGTCCCTCCCTCAGTTTAGAAATCTGGCTGGGGAGCCCCGAGGATTCAGCTGGCCTGGAGGGAGGCAGCCAAAGCTGGGGTAAGTGCCAGAATCCTATGCATGATCATGCATGATCCATAACTAAGTTCTAATTCTGTAGGTCCTGTCTCCCAGGAACATGCTCAATTCTGGGAGAATGAAACTTGTTGGTGGCCTTCACTAGAAACACATGACATCACATGAACAGGGGAGCTGGGGCTGGGGCCTCGTCTCTGATAGAACTCAAGCAAGGCTGGTGGTGACATGGGCACACCCATGTCTGTGGAATGTCTTAGGCGTCTACATACATGGCTCCAGCCAGAGCTGCATTCTGACCCGTGtctgggagagaaggaggaagatggaggcTGTGTCCCCACAGCAAGGCTCCATCAGCAGAGATCTAAAGTCTGAGGGGAGATGGAGCTCCCTGCAGCATGCCTCACTAGATGCTAGAACATAGCTGGGAGCAGAGCAACAGTGGCAGTGACCCCTATGTGCATCTTTGATGAATTGAAAAAGAGCTGCTGCTCACAGCCCCCACATTCCGATTGGTTTTGTAAATGGCACAATCAGAGGGTCCAGGCTGGGAGGAAAGTGGAGCCAACCTTCTGGAGGGGAACAAAACCCTAATCCTAGATTGAGGAGGAAGTTCCAGAGCCACGAGGGCAGGATCCTGGGGGCTGCTCTGGCCTCACACACAAGCCCTGGCTCCTTCCCTGCACATGTGTGCATGTACACAGCAGCAACAGGACTCCAGCATCCCCTTCACCTTCTCTCCACATGCAAGGTGAGAAGCATCCCTAAGGGATCACCTCTGACTTCTCAGCACTGAGCCCTCCCTCCATATTGAGGGCCTCCTTAATTTTATGGGGATTCCTCTTCCTGTCTTCTCTTCACTGCTGGGTTCAGAAAGCTGCCAGCAAGGAAagatggggtggagagatagcagagaatGGAGGTGGGGTGGGCATGGCCCCCAGTCCTCCCTGTATCCC
This window of the Suncus etruscus isolate mSunEtr1 chromosome 14, mSunEtr1.pri.cur, whole genome shotgun sequence genome carries:
- the TSHZ3 gene encoding teashirt homolog 3 isoform X2; this encodes MCPEKELSKPCASYQNSPAAEFSSHEMDSESHISETSDRMADFESGSIKNEEETKEVAMPLEDTTVSDSLEQMKAVYNNFLSNSYWSNLNLNLHQPSSEKNNGSSSSSSSSSSSCGSGSFDWHQSAMAKTLQQVSQSRLLPEPSLFSTVQLYRQSSKLYGSIFTGASKFRCKDCSAAYDTLVELTVHMNETGHYRDDNHETDNNNPKRWSKPRKRSLLEMEGKEDAQKVLKCMYCGHSFESLQDLSVHMIKTKHYQKVPLKEPVTPVAAKIIPAARKKASLELELPSSPDSNGGTPKAAISDTNDMLQKNANPYITPNNRYGHQNGASYAWHFEARKAQILKCMECGSSHDTLQELTAHMMVTGHFIKVTNSAMKKGKPIMETPVTPAVTTLLDEKVQSVPLAATTFTSPSNTPASVSPKLSVEVKKEVDKEKAVPDEKPKEKEKPGEEEEKYDISSKYHYLTENDLEESPKGGLDILKSLENTVTSAINKAQNGTPSWGGYPSIHAAYQLPNMMKLSLGSSGKSTALKPMFAHTDLVSPTKTQTLVSPPSSQTSPMPKTNFHAMEELVKKVTEKVAKVEEKMKEPDGKLSPPKRATPSPCSSEVSEPLKMEASGEAGFRSQEASPSPQRDGGKEGSPPVEPVENGKDLAKPLSSSLSSSTAIITDHPPEQPFVNPLSALQSVMNIHLGKAAKPSLPALDPMSMLFKMSNSLAEKAAVATPPPLQAKKADHLDRYFYHVSNDQPIDLTKGKSDKGCSLGSMLLSPTPPASATSSSTVTTAKTSAVVSFMSNSPLRENALSDISDMLKNLTESHTSKSSTPSSLSEKSDIDGATLEEAEEATPAQKRKGRQSNWNPQHLLILQAQFAASLRQTSDGKYIMSDLSPQERMHISRFTGLSMTTISHWLANVKYQLRRTGGTKFLKNLDTGHPVFFCNDCASQIRTPSTYISHLESHLGFRLRDLSKLSTEQINNQIAQTKSPSDKLVTSSPEEDLGTSYQCKLCNRTFASKHAVKLHLSKTHGKSPEDHLLYVSELEKQ
- the TSHZ3 gene encoding teashirt homolog 3 isoform X1 yields the protein MPRRKQQAPRRAAAYVSDELKAAALVDEDIEPEESPADGEPSAKYMCPEKELSKPCASYQNSPAAEFSSHEMDSESHISETSDRMADFESGSIKNEEETKEVAMPLEDTTVSDSLEQMKAVYNNFLSNSYWSNLNLNLHQPSSEKNNGSSSSSSSSSSSCGSGSFDWHQSAMAKTLQQVSQSRLLPEPSLFSTVQLYRQSSKLYGSIFTGASKFRCKDCSAAYDTLVELTVHMNETGHYRDDNHETDNNNPKRWSKPRKRSLLEMEGKEDAQKVLKCMYCGHSFESLQDLSVHMIKTKHYQKVPLKEPVTPVAAKIIPAARKKASLELELPSSPDSNGGTPKAAISDTNDMLQKNANPYITPNNRYGHQNGASYAWHFEARKAQILKCMECGSSHDTLQELTAHMMVTGHFIKVTNSAMKKGKPIMETPVTPAVTTLLDEKVQSVPLAATTFTSPSNTPASVSPKLSVEVKKEVDKEKAVPDEKPKEKEKPGEEEEKYDISSKYHYLTENDLEESPKGGLDILKSLENTVTSAINKAQNGTPSWGGYPSIHAAYQLPNMMKLSLGSSGKSTALKPMFAHTDLVSPTKTQTLVSPPSSQTSPMPKTNFHAMEELVKKVTEKVAKVEEKMKEPDGKLSPPKRATPSPCSSEVSEPLKMEASGEAGFRSQEASPSPQRDGGKEGSPPVEPVENGKDLAKPLSSSLSSSTAIITDHPPEQPFVNPLSALQSVMNIHLGKAAKPSLPALDPMSMLFKMSNSLAEKAAVATPPPLQAKKADHLDRYFYHVSNDQPIDLTKGKSDKGCSLGSMLLSPTPPASATSSSTVTTAKTSAVVSFMSNSPLRENALSDISDMLKNLTESHTSKSSTPSSLSEKSDIDGATLEEAEEATPAQKRKGRQSNWNPQHLLILQAQFAASLRQTSDGKYIMSDLSPQERMHISRFTGLSMTTISHWLANVKYQLRRTGGTKFLKNLDTGHPVFFCNDCASQIRTPSTYISHLESHLGFRLRDLSKLSTEQINNQIAQTKSPSDKLVTSSPEEDLGTSYQCKLCNRTFASKHAVKLHLSKTHGKSPEDHLLYVSELEKQ